A region of the Verrucomicrobiia bacterium genome:
AGGGTACCGGTGGATATAGCAGTAACAATAAGGATAGTAGCGGGCGATATTGGGACGGCCACCTTTCCGTTGCGCCCGACTATGTGGACGATAGTTCAACTGTCGTTTCCATTGGCAACTGGACCAACGATACTGCTGCCCAGTACATCGTAAAGGGATCTGCCGACCCTAGCGCTGTCACCAAGGCTACTGGCCCGGTAAAGTACGAGCTTGCTGCCATTAGCTATGTTCAACCATCTGGCGCTGAGTGGACGGGTAACGAGAAGTTTGTAAAAGGGGTAAAGCCCATCGCTAAGGGTGCATCCGTAGGGACCATCATGATGGAAGTCCTGGACGGTGAGAAAATCAAAGTGGAAAAGTTCCCCGGGAAAACGCCTGCCCAGGTAACCGCTTTCACCAGCGCCGCACAGACATACGAACGCTAAGAAGTGTCTGAAAGCCCCACCGCATGGTGGGGCTTTTTTGTTCTCTCAGAGCCTCTAACACATTGACAAATTGAGGTTTTTATGGTATGATCCCGGCATCTTGAAAATTGCTGTATCACTCCTGCTCGCCGTTTTCGCAACCACCACCGTGGTCGCACAGACCACGACGGCCCCGGAGGCCCAACCTGCCCAGCAGGCTGCCTCCTGGAGCGCAGCGTCCTTCCCTCCCGACATTTGTCGTGGCGGGTTCCGTTCTACCAAGTGGTGGAACGAGGCGCCTGCGGAGTTCAACCATGGCGACGTGCGTTTCCGCGCACTCACCCTGGAGGTGGCGATGGAACTCTCCGTCAAGGAGGGCGACACCGTCATGGTCATCATGCGCCCTCTCAAGGGAAAGGCTGGTGACTTCCGCCTCACACCTACCAAGGTGGTAGGAGTCAGCATCCAGGACGCCGGTGTGGTGGATGTACGCGTACTTCGCGTCACTCCCCTGGACCCCAAGGGCTTTCAGCCCGGGTGGGTCACCACCGGTGGCGGCGAGAAGCTGGAGCTTCGGGTCATTCCGGCGGAGGGCAACCAAGTACGGTTAGCCACGCCAGCGACACCCGCTCCTGCGGTTGGTACCACCACCACGACTACCACCGTCACGACAACGACAACCACCACAACCGGTGGCGGACCCATCCCCGTCGTGAAGGGGTAGCACCCAAACTAAGAAGCCCGGCCACTAGGCCGGGTCTTTTTTATGGCGTACCATTAGGGTGAATTGGCTTTGGTACTTGATTATGTGACCCCAAAATGCTACATTTCGGGCAACCAATCCAAGCTACGACATTGGCCATTCACAACTCGACCCTGAAAAGGGGCATCCGTAGGAGGATGAACTTTGGAATCTAGCACTGTACTTGCACCGCTATACGGTGACCAGTCCCTCGCCATGACCAGTGGAGGCAGAGGTGTCTCCCGCTACCACGCAAGCGCCGCCGCCCTCGTAAGCTCTCCGGAAGACCTCGAGAAAGCACGCAATAACAAGCCGTTTGGCTCTTTTGAAGAGGTTGCTCCCAGGATTAAGGAAGCCCTCTCTAATGACCCGAAAGGCACCCAGGCGTTTATCGATACGCACATGGAGGAGTTCCTCCGGCAGCACTACCCGCATCTGGAGGAAAGCCACGTCGGCTTTGAGATCGATTTCTCTATCACCGGAGGGACCGACGACGAGCAAGAAGCCAAGCGTTTTGACGAGCTGACTGCAGCAAACGTCCGCATCGGCCTGAGCAACCAGGCAAACCAGGTACTCAAGCCAGCCTACGCCAACTTCCAAACCCTGCGCAGCCAGCTTCGGCACCTGCGCGGCCTCGACCTTCTCAGCGCCTCAACCATGCTGCCCGACTCCTGCCTGCCCACCTTCTTGGTGACAGCACCGGTCTGGTACGTTGCCGGACGTGGAAAGCCCCTAACCAATACAACCGGCACCAACGGTGCACCTGACAAGTTCAGCATGCACATGGCAGAGCGCCTCGGGACGCTACGCCTTGCCGACTGGTATCAGGTATGGAACAGGCGGTCTCGCCCCTTCACTGCGTACCAAGGCGACGTCATTCCGCCACACCTCCTCCAGACCATCGAGCGGCTGCAAGGCGAGCTCGATTACCTGGTGATTGCCACGCCGTTTCACGACGTAGCGGCACGTGAGTGGCAGGCTCCGGCGCCCAAGCGCATGATCGACCCCTACCTTCTGGGCTTCAGTGAGGCCCTCCCGGAATGCTTCTTCTTCCTTGGGAGATGGAGCAATACCGGCGTCTTCCCGCTCGCCAGCGAGATGATGGCCCAAGGCATGAACTGCCTACGTGAGCAGCTCCCCAGGGTTAAGGCTGCATTCAGGGACTCCGTCACCTGGGCTGCCCCCAAGTCGGTTGATCTCAAAGGATGGGGCACTCGCGACGGAAAGCACATCCAGGCTGCCGTAGAAGGAGCGATCAAAGCCTTCGACGAGCTCAACCTCGTCCCATGGCTCTCCGAAGGCCGCCCGCAGCGGCGCCTTCTCAACCCAGTCGGCTAATCCCGACACAACACACCCCCAGACAACCGTCTGGGGGCTTTTTTATCCCTAAGAAACCGTACAGTTACTTGGTTTGCCCGTTTCAAACCCCTTGGTAAACCACGTTACCCGTTGCTCAGAAGAACCATGGGTCCAGCTTTCAGGATCCACCCTTCCCGTAACTGTCTTTTGGATCCGGTCATCACCCACGGCTGCCGCAGCGTCTATCGCCTCCTTAATTTCTCCCGGCTCGAACACACCTAGTGGCGCCACTGAGTTAGCCCAGGTGCCAGCAAAGCAATCTGCTTGTAATTCTATACGGATAGACTCTTCGTTGGTGCGCTCGGCAACCTCTGTTATGCCGAGCAGGTTTTGCACATGGTGCCCCACTTCATGGGAGATGACGTACGCCTCGGCCACATCCCCGCCCTCTGTCTTAAAGCGGCGCTGGAGTTCATCGAAAAAAGTTTCATCCAGGTAGATGGTGCTATCCAAGGGGCAGTAGTGAGGCCCAACCTCAGAAGTGGCAATGCCGCAGCCGGACTGGGTAGCTTGCCGAAACAAGACGAGCTTTGGGGCTGTGTAGGTCTTTCCACTCGCCGCAAAGATTTGCTGCCACGTTTCGTTGTTAGAACCTAATACCGTAGAAGCAAACTTAGGATACTCATCCGACCCGTCAAAGTCGGTCTTTTGAAAGGTTTGCTGCGTGGTTT
Encoded here:
- a CDS encoding neutral zinc metallopeptidase, with amino-acid sequence MAYWDKLTSQGNVEDRRGASLAGGIGGLGLVGTLIFMAFTYFTSGGDLNAVLSQLEGLQTTQQTFQKTDFDGSDEYPKFASTVLGSNNETWQQIFAASGKTYTAPKLVLFRQATQSGCGIATSEVGPHYCPLDSTIYLDETFFDELQRRFKTEGGDVAEAYVISHEVGHHVQNLLGITEVAERTNEESIRIELQADCFAGTWANSVAPLGVFEPGEIKEAIDAAAAVGDDRIQKTVTGRVDPESWTHGSSEQRVTWFTKGFETGKPSNCTVS